One window of Papaver somniferum cultivar HN1 chromosome 9, ASM357369v1, whole genome shotgun sequence genomic DNA carries:
- the LOC113310125 gene encoding protein-tyrosine sulfotransferase-like isoform X1 translates to MAKELAALVLVVLTLVCASSVHAVPDEEFYTECENIVKKWAASSLDAEVKDKHTLQDLLFFLHIPRTGGRTYYYCFLRKLYTSYLECPRSYDKLHFDPSKPDCRLLVTHDDYSIMSKLPKGRTSVVTILRNPIDRVFSTYEFSVEVAARFLVHPNLTSATQMGSKVRPGNIGVSTLDIWPWKYLVPWMRADLFARRNGREYGDFRDVKETKNPYEMKNIVMPFEEFINSAEAYDILHNGATFQISGLANNSYLEDREVRSCAMSYQSLGKYVLEVAKKRLDNMLYVGLTEHHKESATIFADVVGKQVFSQLQALSSNFMRTTSNKTEATSSSMDSKIAKGFRTKERKASEIPPTNNAQSTNETMTVEELMEAYDGCSSSLRKTQARRRTSSFKRISPANFSKEARLQVPEAILQKIKSLNSLDMELYKHAQHIFEQQKNRLLQKTVQVEVPGDDRFNKDPHKHAEQNFAQQKSPPMQKSVKVDMQKDDGFKEDQYGVLVFILKNILFGITIFFSVVLVMLLVSSKIRRLRTKLHKWINVPRH, encoded by the exons ATGGCGAAGGAATTGGCTGCCCTTGTATTAGTGGTTCTCACATTGG TGTGTGCATCATCAGTACATGCAGTTCCTGACGAGGAATTTTACACCGAGTGTGAAAACATCGTTAAGAAGTGGGCAGCCTCTTCGCTGGATGCAGAAGTTAAAGATAAACATACTTTGCAAGACTTGCTTTTCTTCCTCCACATTCCCAGGACAGGAGGACGCACATATTACTACTG CTTCTTGAGAAAACTGTACACTAGTTACCTAGAATGCCCTCGTTCGTATGACAAGTTGCACTTTGATCCCAG CAAACCAGATTGCAGATTATTGGTTACTCACGATGACTATAGTATCATGTCCAAGTTGCCGAAAGGGAGAACTTCTGTGGTCACAATATTAAGAAATCCAATTGACCGTGTTTTTAGCACTTATGAGTTTTCGGTGGAGGTTGCAGCGAGGTTTTTAGTACATCCAAACTTAACTTCCGCAACTCAGATGGGTAGTAAAGTACGTCCAGGGAATATCGGTGTTAGTACATTGGACATATGGCCATGGAAATATTTGGTTCCTTGGATGAGGGCGGACCTTTTTGCCCGG AGAAATGGAAGAGAATATGGGGATTTTCGGGATGTTAAAGAAACGAAGAATCCGTATGAGATGAAAAATATTGTTATGCCCTTTGAGGAATTCATCAATAGTGCCGAGGCTTATGATATCCTTCACAATGGAGCTACTTTTCAG ATTTCAGGACTGGCAAACAACTCTTATTTAGAGGATCGTGAAGTGCGTTCCTGTGCGATGAGTTATCAGAGTCTTGGCAAATATGTGCTTGAAGTtgcaaag AAAAGGTTAGACAATATGTTGTATGTTGGACTTACTGAACATCACAAGGAATCTGCAACAATTTTTGCGGATGTGGTTGGGAAACAGGTATTTTCGCAGTTGCAAGCATTGAGCTCCAACTTTATGAGAACTACCAGCAATAAAACAG AAGCGACATCTTCATCTATGGATTCTAAGATTGCAAAAGGTTTTCG AACGAAGGAACGGAAGGCAAGTGAAATTCCTCCAACCAATAATGCCCAATCAACAAATGAAACT ATGACCGTTGAAGAACTGATGGAAGCATACGATGGATGCAGTTCTTCCTTACGAAAGACTCAAGCACGTCGGCGGACCTCTTCATTTAAGAGAATCTCTCCAGCAAATTTCTCAAAAGAG GCACGGCTTCAGGTTCCTGAAGCTATCCTCCAGAAAATAAAATCACTTAACAGCCTTGATATGGAGCTTTATAAACATGCCCAACAcatctttgagcaacaaaaaaATCGTCTGCTGCAGAAAACCGTTCAAGTG GAGGTTCCAGGGGATGATAGGTTCAATAAGGATCCACATAAACATGCCGAGCAAAATTTTGCACAGCAAAAAAGTCCTCCCATGCAGAAGTCAGTTAAAGTG GACATGCAAAAAGATGATGGGTTCAAGGAGGATCAGTACGGAGTTCTGGTCTTTATTCTTAAGAACATTCTATTTGGAATCACAATTTTCTTTTCCGTTGTGCTCGTAATGCTCCTTGTAAGCTCAAAAATAAGAAGGTTGAGGACGAAGTTGCATAAGTGGATTAATGTGCCACGACATTGA
- the LOC113310125 gene encoding protein-tyrosine sulfotransferase-like isoform X2: MTSCTLIPVTICLAFSKPDCRLLVTHDDYSIMSKLPKGRTSVVTILRNPIDRVFSTYEFSVEVAARFLVHPNLTSATQMGSKVRPGNIGVSTLDIWPWKYLVPWMRADLFARRNGREYGDFRDVKETKNPYEMKNIVMPFEEFINSAEAYDILHNGATFQISGLANNSYLEDREVRSCAMSYQSLGKYVLEVAKKRLDNMLYVGLTEHHKESATIFADVVGKQVFSQLQALSSNFMRTTSNKTEATSSSMDSKIAKGFRTKERKASEIPPTNNAQSTNETMTVEELMEAYDGCSSSLRKTQARRRTSSFKRISPANFSKEARLQVPEAILQKIKSLNSLDMELYKHAQHIFEQQKNRLLQKTVQVEVPGDDRFNKDPHKHAEQNFAQQKSPPMQKSVKVDMQKDDGFKEDQYGVLVFILKNILFGITIFFSVVLVMLLVSSKIRRLRTKLHKWINVPRH, encoded by the exons ATGACAAGTTGCACTTTGATCCCAG TTACTATCTGTCTTGCATTTAGCAAACCAGATTGCAGATTATTGGTTACTCACGATGACTATAGTATCATGTCCAAGTTGCCGAAAGGGAGAACTTCTGTGGTCACAATATTAAGAAATCCAATTGACCGTGTTTTTAGCACTTATGAGTTTTCGGTGGAGGTTGCAGCGAGGTTTTTAGTACATCCAAACTTAACTTCCGCAACTCAGATGGGTAGTAAAGTACGTCCAGGGAATATCGGTGTTAGTACATTGGACATATGGCCATGGAAATATTTGGTTCCTTGGATGAGGGCGGACCTTTTTGCCCGG AGAAATGGAAGAGAATATGGGGATTTTCGGGATGTTAAAGAAACGAAGAATCCGTATGAGATGAAAAATATTGTTATGCCCTTTGAGGAATTCATCAATAGTGCCGAGGCTTATGATATCCTTCACAATGGAGCTACTTTTCAG ATTTCAGGACTGGCAAACAACTCTTATTTAGAGGATCGTGAAGTGCGTTCCTGTGCGATGAGTTATCAGAGTCTTGGCAAATATGTGCTTGAAGTtgcaaag AAAAGGTTAGACAATATGTTGTATGTTGGACTTACTGAACATCACAAGGAATCTGCAACAATTTTTGCGGATGTGGTTGGGAAACAGGTATTTTCGCAGTTGCAAGCATTGAGCTCCAACTTTATGAGAACTACCAGCAATAAAACAG AAGCGACATCTTCATCTATGGATTCTAAGATTGCAAAAGGTTTTCG AACGAAGGAACGGAAGGCAAGTGAAATTCCTCCAACCAATAATGCCCAATCAACAAATGAAACT ATGACCGTTGAAGAACTGATGGAAGCATACGATGGATGCAGTTCTTCCTTACGAAAGACTCAAGCACGTCGGCGGACCTCTTCATTTAAGAGAATCTCTCCAGCAAATTTCTCAAAAGAG GCACGGCTTCAGGTTCCTGAAGCTATCCTCCAGAAAATAAAATCACTTAACAGCCTTGATATGGAGCTTTATAAACATGCCCAACAcatctttgagcaacaaaaaaATCGTCTGCTGCAGAAAACCGTTCAAGTG GAGGTTCCAGGGGATGATAGGTTCAATAAGGATCCACATAAACATGCCGAGCAAAATTTTGCACAGCAAAAAAGTCCTCCCATGCAGAAGTCAGTTAAAGTG GACATGCAAAAAGATGATGGGTTCAAGGAGGATCAGTACGGAGTTCTGGTCTTTATTCTTAAGAACATTCTATTTGGAATCACAATTTTCTTTTCCGTTGTGCTCGTAATGCTCCTTGTAAGCTCAAAAATAAGAAGGTTGAGGACGAAGTTGCATAAGTGGATTAATGTGCCACGACATTGA
- the LOC113310125 gene encoding protein-tyrosine sulfotransferase-like isoform X3 yields MTSCTLIPDCRLLVTHDDYSIMSKLPKGRTSVVTILRNPIDRVFSTYEFSVEVAARFLVHPNLTSATQMGSKVRPGNIGVSTLDIWPWKYLVPWMRADLFARRNGREYGDFRDVKETKNPYEMKNIVMPFEEFINSAEAYDILHNGATFQISGLANNSYLEDREVRSCAMSYQSLGKYVLEVAKKRLDNMLYVGLTEHHKESATIFADVVGKQVFSQLQALSSNFMRTTSNKTEATSSSMDSKIAKGFRTKERKASEIPPTNNAQSTNETMTVEELMEAYDGCSSSLRKTQARRRTSSFKRISPANFSKEARLQVPEAILQKIKSLNSLDMELYKHAQHIFEQQKNRLLQKTVQVEVPGDDRFNKDPHKHAEQNFAQQKSPPMQKSVKVDMQKDDGFKEDQYGVLVFILKNILFGITIFFSVVLVMLLVSSKIRRLRTKLHKWINVPRH; encoded by the exons ATGACAAGTTGCACTTTGATCCCAG ATTGCAGATTATTGGTTACTCACGATGACTATAGTATCATGTCCAAGTTGCCGAAAGGGAGAACTTCTGTGGTCACAATATTAAGAAATCCAATTGACCGTGTTTTTAGCACTTATGAGTTTTCGGTGGAGGTTGCAGCGAGGTTTTTAGTACATCCAAACTTAACTTCCGCAACTCAGATGGGTAGTAAAGTACGTCCAGGGAATATCGGTGTTAGTACATTGGACATATGGCCATGGAAATATTTGGTTCCTTGGATGAGGGCGGACCTTTTTGCCCGG AGAAATGGAAGAGAATATGGGGATTTTCGGGATGTTAAAGAAACGAAGAATCCGTATGAGATGAAAAATATTGTTATGCCCTTTGAGGAATTCATCAATAGTGCCGAGGCTTATGATATCCTTCACAATGGAGCTACTTTTCAG ATTTCAGGACTGGCAAACAACTCTTATTTAGAGGATCGTGAAGTGCGTTCCTGTGCGATGAGTTATCAGAGTCTTGGCAAATATGTGCTTGAAGTtgcaaag AAAAGGTTAGACAATATGTTGTATGTTGGACTTACTGAACATCACAAGGAATCTGCAACAATTTTTGCGGATGTGGTTGGGAAACAGGTATTTTCGCAGTTGCAAGCATTGAGCTCCAACTTTATGAGAACTACCAGCAATAAAACAG AAGCGACATCTTCATCTATGGATTCTAAGATTGCAAAAGGTTTTCG AACGAAGGAACGGAAGGCAAGTGAAATTCCTCCAACCAATAATGCCCAATCAACAAATGAAACT ATGACCGTTGAAGAACTGATGGAAGCATACGATGGATGCAGTTCTTCCTTACGAAAGACTCAAGCACGTCGGCGGACCTCTTCATTTAAGAGAATCTCTCCAGCAAATTTCTCAAAAGAG GCACGGCTTCAGGTTCCTGAAGCTATCCTCCAGAAAATAAAATCACTTAACAGCCTTGATATGGAGCTTTATAAACATGCCCAACAcatctttgagcaacaaaaaaATCGTCTGCTGCAGAAAACCGTTCAAGTG GAGGTTCCAGGGGATGATAGGTTCAATAAGGATCCACATAAACATGCCGAGCAAAATTTTGCACAGCAAAAAAGTCCTCCCATGCAGAAGTCAGTTAAAGTG GACATGCAAAAAGATGATGGGTTCAAGGAGGATCAGTACGGAGTTCTGGTCTTTATTCTTAAGAACATTCTATTTGGAATCACAATTTTCTTTTCCGTTGTGCTCGTAATGCTCCTTGTAAGCTCAAAAATAAGAAGGTTGAGGACGAAGTTGCATAAGTGGATTAATGTGCCACGACATTGA